A region of Methanomicrobia archaeon DNA encodes the following proteins:
- a CDS encoding flagellin has product MKATKRDSIRKDKRAFTGLEAAIVLTAFVVVAAVFSYVVLNAGFFTTQEAKSTVHTGITQATSSVELAGDVVGRGNVGNTKLDSVEYAVRLTAGQNPVNLNDTIISYTTASLHTVMTKDNSGAMPSTVDQWSFAFIQADGDNLLERNEKAVIYCNIADQSTNTVFSIEIKPPEGATLEVSRTVPAAIYDVMNLN; this is encoded by the coding sequence ATGAAAGCAACAAAAAGGGATTCTATAAGGAAAGATAAGCGTGCGTTTACCGGACTGGAAGCAGCGATCGTGTTAACGGCCTTCGTTGTCGTGGCAGCGGTGTTTTCATACGTTGTGCTGAACGCTGGTTTCTTCACTACGCAAGAAGCTAAGTCTACCGTTCATACTGGCATTACGCAGGCTACTTCCTCCGTCGAACTCGCAGGTGATGTGGTCGGACGTGGAAACGTGGGTAACACCAAGCTGGACTCTGTAGAGTATGCTGTGCGGCTTACTGCGGGACAAAATCCTGTGAACCTCAATGATACAATCATATCGTATACCACTGCCAGCCTGCACACAGTGATGACTAAGGATAATAGTGGTGCAATGCCGAGTACTGTTGATCAGTGGTCATTTGCATTCATTCAAGCAGACGGTGACAATCTTCTGGAGCGAAACGAAAAGGCAGTAATCTACTGTAATATAGCAGATCAGAGCACAAACACCGTCTTTTCGATTGAGATCAAACCACCAGAAGGCGCGACACTTGAGGTATCGAGAACAGTCCCGGCAGCGATCTACGATGTGATGAACCTGAACTAA
- a CDS encoding flagellar accessory protein FlaH, with translation MTEEKKDDDEIKIVSACDSKEIVTSGNAEVDKKMGGGIPAGTLTLIEGANDTGKSVLTQQLMWGGLQQGFTFATYTTENTVKSLLKQMESLALDVSDYFVLGNLKVYPVHVEGIEWAGNIPLLEYIAADIKGKSNEVILVDSLTVFVSDSSENDVINFFAACKNICDTGKTIFVTAHTYAFHEEMLTRVRSICDAHLSLRKEEVGERLVKTLEVAKIRGAQKMTGNVIAFEIEPNFGMRIIPISKAKA, from the coding sequence ATGACTGAAGAAAAAAAAGATGATGATGAAATAAAAATCGTTTCTGCGTGCGATTCCAAAGAGATAGTCACCTCGGGAAATGCAGAGGTAGATAAAAAGATGGGTGGAGGAATCCCTGCAGGAACTCTCACGCTTATCGAAGGGGCCAATGATACGGGAAAGAGTGTTTTAACACAGCAATTAATGTGGGGCGGGCTGCAGCAAGGCTTTACATTCGCCACCTACACCACGGAAAATACCGTAAAAAGCTTGTTGAAACAAATGGAGAGTTTAGCCCTTGACGTGTCCGATTATTTCGTGCTCGGAAACCTAAAAGTTTATCCCGTTCATGTAGAGGGCATAGAATGGGCGGGCAATATCCCGCTTCTCGAGTACATTGCTGCAGACATCAAGGGCAAGTCCAATGAAGTAATACTCGTCGATTCGCTTACTGTTTTTGTCTCTGACTCTTCAGAGAACGATGTCATCAATTTCTTCGCCGCCTGTAAGAATATATGTGATACCGGCAAGACTATTTTTGTAACTGCTCACACGTATGCGTTCCACGAGGAAATGCTCACCCGTGTACGGTCAATATGCGATGCACATCTCTCGTTGCGAAAGGAAGAGGTGGGAGAGCGACTCGTAAAAACCCTTGAAGTTGCTAAGATACGAGGAGCCCAGAAGATGACGGGGAATGTCATCGCATTTGAAATCGAACCTAATTTTGGCATGCGGATAATTCCCATCTCGAAAGCCAAAGCCTAA